From the genome of Adhaeribacter pallidiroseus:
AATTGTATTCAACAGAAGACCAGATTTTATCTTGTTTTTTAAATATTTTTTAAAAAAGATTACTTAGAAGCGCCAATAACACGTTGATTTCTAATTTTTAGAATAAAGCCAATTATCGTTTCGGTAAACTGTAAAAATTTTTCAACTTTGGCTTTAATTTTATTTTATTTCCTTAATGGCCATGATCAAAGATAAATTCTTTATAATAGATTTTGATAGCACGTTTACGCAAGTAGAAGCCCTGGATGAACTAGGAGAAATTTCGCTGAAAGACTACGAAGAAAAAGCGCAGATTTTAGAGGAAATTAAAAATTTAACGAACAGTGCCATGGATGGCCGTAGTTCTTTTACCGAAGGTTTAACCCAGCGTTTACTGCTATTAAAAGCTAATAAAAAGCATTTAACTCCGCTCATTGCTACGCTTAAAACCAAAGTATCGGATTCTATTCGCCGCAACAAAGAATTTTTCACTGCCTTTGCCGATCAGATTTTAATTGTCTCCAGCGGCTTTAAAGAATTTATTACGCCCATTGTTACGGAGTACGGCATTAAAGAAGAAAATATTTACGCCAATACCTTTGTATACGACGAGAATGACAATATTGTGGGATTCGACCAGGAGAACGTATTATGCCGCGACAAAGGCAAAATTAAACTATTAGAAAACCTGGCTCTGCAAGGCGATGTGTACGTGGTTGGCGATGGGTACACGGATTACGAAATTAAGGAAGCGGGCCTGGCTAATAAATTCTTTGCCTTCACCGAAAACGTATCGCGGGAGGCTGTAGTAGCCAAAGCCGAACATATTGCACCTAGCTTCGATGAGTTCTTGTACCAGAACAAACTCCCGATGGCGATCTCCTACCCGAAAAACCGGATCAGCGTATTGCTCCTGGAAAATATTCACCCGGAAGCCGTGCGCTTATTTAAGCAGGAAGGTTACCAGGTAGAAATTATGAGCACGGCTTTAAACGAAGAGCAACTGTGCGAAAAAGTAAAAAATGTATCGATTCTGGGTATCCGGTCTAAAACGCAAGTAACGCAAAAAGTAATTGAAAGCGCCAACAAATTAATGGCCGTAGGTGCCTTTTGCATTGGTACCAACCAGATTGATTTAAAGGCTTGCGCCAAAGCCGGCATTGCGGCCTTTAATGCCCCATACAGCAACACCCGTAGCGTGGTAGAACTGGCCATTGGCGAAATCATCATGCTTTCCCGAAACATTCCGAACAAAAGCGAGAAAATGCACCAGGGCAAATGGGACAAATCGGCGCATAACAGCTTTGAGGTGCGGGGTAAAAAACTGGGTATCGTGGGTTACGGCAACATCGGCTCCCAGCTATCGGTACTCGCCGAAGCTATGGGCATGGAAGTGTACTACTACGACATGGTCGAAAAACTACAACTCGGTAACGCTAAAAAATGCAGTTCTCTAAAGCAGTTATTAAGTGTAGCCGATATTATTACGTTGCACGTAGATGGTCGCGCCAGCAACAAAGATTTGTTTGGTCCGGCGGAGTTTGAAGCCATGAAAGACGGCGTTATTTTCCTGAATTTAAGCCGGGGCCATTTAGTAGATATTCCAAGTTTAGTGAAAAATATAAAATCCGGCAAAATAATTGGCGCCGCCGTAGACGTGTTTCCGTACGAGCCCGCCAACAACGCCGAAGAATTTGTGAATGAGCTGCGCGGATTACCCAATGTTATTTTAACCCCGCACATTGGTGGCAGTACTTCCGAAGCGCAGGCCAACATTGCCAACTTTGTTCCAAACCGGATTATGGAGTATATCAACAGCGGCAATACTTACCAAAGCGTTAATTTCCCGAACATTCAGTTACCAGAATTAAAAAATGCGCACCGTCTTATTCACGTGCACGATAACGTACCGGGTGTGTTAGCGAACATCAACAACGTACTGGCCAACCACCACGTGAACATTCTGGGACAATATTTAAAAACCAACGAGAACATCGGCTACGTCATCACCGACATCGACAAAGCTTACGATAAAAACCTGATCGGCGATCTCCGCAACATCGCCAACACGATTAAATTTAGGGTGCTTTATTAATGGGTTGAAAGGTTAGAAAGTTGCAAGGTTAGAAGGTTGAAAAATTAAAAGGTTATTGTTAAGGAGTTATAATGTGATGCATAATTAAAATCAAGTTTTAACCTTTACAACCTTGCAACTTTCCAACTTTGAAACTTTTCAACCTTCTAACCTTGCAACTTTCCAACCTTTCAACCAAAAAATGAACAACAAAATATACTTTACCCCGGGGCCTTCTGAATTGTACCCGACTGTGGCGGCGCACATGGCTACGGCTATGGCCAACAAGATTGGTTCTATTTCGCACCGGAGTCAGCAGTTTAAAGATATTTACGCCCACGCCGTAACTGGTTTACGAGCTTTACTGCAACTGCCGGATAATTGGGATATTCTGTTTGTGGCTTCGGCGAACGAAGTCTGGGAGCGGGCCATTCAGAATAACGTGGAACGGGAAAGCTTTCACCTGGTAAATGGGTCTTTTTCCAAACGCTTTTACGAAATATCCTTGGAATTAGGCCGCCAGGCTACCAAGCACGAAGTGGCCTTCGGCCAAGGTTTCCCGATAGAAGAATTAGAAATTTCGGCTACTACCGAACTGGTAGCGGTCGTGCAAAACGAAACCAGTTCCGGGGTAAGCACCCCGGTGAACGAGATTAATAAACTGCGCGCTAAATTAAACCCGGAAACGTTAATTTATGTAGATGCGGTTTCTACAGCGCCTTACCCCGATTTTGATTTTGAGCGAATAGATTCTGTATATTTTTCGGTGCAGAAAGGTTTTGGTTTACCGGCCGGTTTAGGTATCTGGCTAGTGAACGACCGGTGCGTCGCAAAAGCGGAAAATTTAAAAAATCAAGGTTTATCCATTGGTTCTTACCACAGCATACCGGCCTTATTAAGCAAAGCCCGGGCTTACCAGAATCCGGAAACCCCTAATGTACTGGCTATTTACCTGCTGGGTAAAGTAGTGGAAGAAATGAACCATCACGGTATCGCCAACATTCGGCAGGAGACCGAAGCTAAGGCCAAGCTTATTTATGATTACCTGGCTATTAGCCAAACTTTTAGCGCAGCAGTAACAAACCCGGCGCAACAGTCGCAAACCACTGTTATTGCCAATACGCAGGTTTCTTCGGCGGAAGTAATTAAAAAACTGGCTCCTTTTGATATGGTAGTAGGGAGTGGCTACGGTAGTTACAAAGACACGCAAATCCGGATTGCTAATTTCCCGGCGCACACGCTGGCCCAGGTACAAGCTTTAATTTATAAATTGCAAGAACTTTACGGGTAGTATTAGTAAATTTCAATAAAACAAATCCGGAGGCTTACACGTACAGACTATTCGCAAAAAAGCCGTTTGTGTCTTCACAAACGGTGGCACCAGCCATTGTTAGTGTCTTTATTGACAATTCATTTTTGAGAAAGTCCAAAATTTAAAAAACCTGCACAATTTCTCTCTTAATAAAGCTTAAGGCCGGATCGGTAGGATCGCTATTTTGGGCAATAACGGTTTCCAGTATTCGTTTGGCCAAATCGGTACCTTTGGCATTTTCGGGCAGCTCGTGGAAAGCTTTGTTCACCATGGTAACTACATCTTCTTTGGCTTGTTTTACCTGTTCCCAGGCCGCTTCGCTCATGTACACCTGCTGCGACACATTATGGCTAAACTCACTCCGGATTTCGGCCAGGAGCGTGTATTGAAACTCTACCGCATTTTGCCCAGCCGGACTTACCCGAATTAATAAATTGCTGGGGGCAATGCGCTCCAGAAGCAGACAAATACGTTCGTAAGCTTGCAACCGGATGGGTAAAACAATTTCGGTATTTTTTAATCTTACATCTAATACCCGGCGTTGCGTTTCTTTATCCAGGTATGCTTTTATAACCAGATACATACCCAGCAGCACCAAGGCCGCGGGAACTACTAACTTTAATAAATCAAAAATATACTCCTGCATAAATTTTTAAAATCATAAGTAGGATAAACCAATTACCTAAACCACCGGAATCATTTCGGATGGCCCCCTGTTATTGGATTACATCAATTCTGCGAAACAATAATAGGGATTATTAGTTATTTTTGAGAATTATTTATTTACTGACTTCTATGGCAACTACCACCTTTAATAAAATTGCACCTATTACCATTACTCCTAAAGCCTTGGCCGAAGTAAAAGCCATTATGCAGGATAAGAACGTACCCGCCGATTATGGGTTGCGCGTGGGCGTACAAGGTGGCGGCTGCTCCGGCATGTCTTACTTGTTAGGATTTGATAAAAAGAAAGATAGCGATGAAGCTTACGAGATAGATGGCATTCAGTTAATTATGGATAAAAAGCACGGTATGTACGTAATGGGCATGCTGATTGACTTTCAGGATGGTCTGAATGCCCGGGGTTTTACCTTTAACAATCCACAGGCCACCAGTACCTGTGGCTGCGGTAGTAGTTTTTCTTCGTAGTGCCGGATTAAAATAAAAAAATTTAAAAAAAGCTACCGTTTGGTGGCTTTTTGTTTATACCGGTAGCTATATTCTAAGGTAGTAATTCGCCCACGTGTTTCCGGATATTTAAGCAAATTTGATCGATGGGCAGATCATTGGCATCGGTACCAAAAGGATTTTCAATTTCTTCGGCGATAAGTTCTAAGCTGGCTAAAGCGTAAAGAATTAAAACCACCACTGGCACAATGTAATACCCCAAACTAAATACCCAACCAAACGGTAAAGTCATCACGTAAAAAAACACGAATTTTTTAATAAATACGCTGTAGGTAAATGGGATAGGCGTATTTTTTATACGTTCACAGGCACCGCAATAATCGGTAAAGGCTCTTACTCCTTCGTTTAAAATCCACAGCTGCGCATCGGTTACTTTGTTATTTTTAAATAAATCATTAACCCGCTGGTACATGCTAGCCGCAATTTGATTAGGTACGTGCTTGCCCGGTTTTAAATCCAATACCGGATCGAGTTCGTAGTAATCTTCATTTTCGCGGAGTAAATTCTTTAAGGCGAAAGCGTAATTAGGAATCATTTTCCGGAAGAACTGTTTATCACTTTCGTCCGAAATAAAGGCTGCCAGCTTCATAGCTAAATTCCGGGAACTATTGGTAAGTCCGCCCCAAATCTTCCGCCCTTCCCACCAGCGATCGTAAGCCGTATTAGTTCGGAAAACCAATAACAGCGAAATAACAAATCCCAGCACATTGTGCATCATGCCTACGTTGCGCAAATTTTGCGAATCATTAACGCTGATAAAATTAAGTTCCAGGTAAGCAATAACCGCAGCGTAGGCACTTACGGCCAACATCAAGGGCAACAGTTTCCGGAAAGTATCAGCCCGCGAAAACCGGAAAATAAAGGTAAACCAGTCTTTAGGGTTGTAATTAATCAAAATTTAAAAATTAATAGCAAATACA
Proteins encoded in this window:
- a CDS encoding HesB/IscA family protein, with translation MATTTFNKIAPITITPKALAEVKAIMQDKNVPADYGLRVGVQGGGCSGMSYLLGFDKKKDSDEAYEIDGIQLIMDKKHGMYVMGMLIDFQDGLNARGFTFNNPQATSTCGCGSSFSS
- a CDS encoding DUF7935 family protein, whose amino-acid sequence is MQEYIFDLLKLVVPAALVLLGMYLVIKAYLDKETQRRVLDVRLKNTEIVLPIRLQAYERICLLLERIAPSNLLIRVSPAGQNAVEFQYTLLAEIRSEFSHNVSQQVYMSEAAWEQVKQAKEDVVTMVNKAFHELPENAKGTDLAKRILETVIAQNSDPTDPALSFIKREIVQVF
- a CDS encoding bestrophin family protein, producing MINYNPKDWFTFIFRFSRADTFRKLLPLMLAVSAYAAVIAYLELNFISVNDSQNLRNVGMMHNVLGFVISLLLVFRTNTAYDRWWEGRKIWGGLTNSSRNLAMKLAAFISDESDKQFFRKMIPNYAFALKNLLRENEDYYELDPVLDLKPGKHVPNQIAASMYQRVNDLFKNNKVTDAQLWILNEGVRAFTDYCGACERIKNTPIPFTYSVFIKKFVFFYVMTLPFGWVFSLGYYIVPVVVLILYALASLELIAEEIENPFGTDANDLPIDQICLNIRKHVGELLP
- the serA gene encoding phosphoglycerate dehydrogenase, which gives rise to MIKDKFFIIDFDSTFTQVEALDELGEISLKDYEEKAQILEEIKNLTNSAMDGRSSFTEGLTQRLLLLKANKKHLTPLIATLKTKVSDSIRRNKEFFTAFADQILIVSSGFKEFITPIVTEYGIKEENIYANTFVYDENDNIVGFDQENVLCRDKGKIKLLENLALQGDVYVVGDGYTDYEIKEAGLANKFFAFTENVSREAVVAKAEHIAPSFDEFLYQNKLPMAISYPKNRISVLLLENIHPEAVRLFKQEGYQVEIMSTALNEEQLCEKVKNVSILGIRSKTQVTQKVIESANKLMAVGAFCIGTNQIDLKACAKAGIAAFNAPYSNTRSVVELAIGEIIMLSRNIPNKSEKMHQGKWDKSAHNSFEVRGKKLGIVGYGNIGSQLSVLAEAMGMEVYYYDMVEKLQLGNAKKCSSLKQLLSVADIITLHVDGRASNKDLFGPAEFEAMKDGVIFLNLSRGHLVDIPSLVKNIKSGKIIGAAVDVFPYEPANNAEEFVNELRGLPNVILTPHIGGSTSEAQANIANFVPNRIMEYINSGNTYQSVNFPNIQLPELKNAHRLIHVHDNVPGVLANINNVLANHHVNILGQYLKTNENIGYVITDIDKAYDKNLIGDLRNIANTIKFRVLY
- a CDS encoding aminotransferase class V-fold PLP-dependent enzyme → MNNKIYFTPGPSELYPTVAAHMATAMANKIGSISHRSQQFKDIYAHAVTGLRALLQLPDNWDILFVASANEVWERAIQNNVERESFHLVNGSFSKRFYEISLELGRQATKHEVAFGQGFPIEELEISATTELVAVVQNETSSGVSTPVNEINKLRAKLNPETLIYVDAVSTAPYPDFDFERIDSVYFSVQKGFGLPAGLGIWLVNDRCVAKAENLKNQGLSIGSYHSIPALLSKARAYQNPETPNVLAIYLLGKVVEEMNHHGIANIRQETEAKAKLIYDYLAISQTFSAAVTNPAQQSQTTVIANTQVSSAEVIKKLAPFDMVVGSGYGSYKDTQIRIANFPAHTLAQVQALIYKLQELYG